The genomic segment AGGCCGTCGGCCGTGGCAAGCACGTCTGGGCTCTCGTCGCTGCCGAGATGGCCACCCTTGACCAATACGGCGGCGGGGCCAAGCGCGCGCAGCCGCTCGGCCTGCGCCGCCATCTCATCGCGATTGGTCGCGACCGGCTGGTGCAACAGGGCCGCGGCCTCGGGCAGGTTCGGGGTCAGGAGGGTTGCTAGCGGCAGCAGCCGCCGGGTCAGCACGTCGACCGCTTCGGGTGCGAGCAGGGCGACCCCACCCTTGGCGATCATCACCGGGTCGAGAACGATGGGGATTCCCCGTCGATCGGCAAGGGCTGCGGCGACAGCCTCGGCTATGCCGGCATTGGCGATCATGCCGATCTTGACGGCGTCGACTCGCACGTCGGCGAAGACGGCATCGATCTGGTCGGCGACGAATTGCGGCGGCACCAGATGCACGCCGCTGACGCCTTGGGTATTCTGCGCCGTCAGCGCCGTCAGCACCGCCATGCCGTAGACGCCGCGGGCGGAAAACGCCTTGAGATCGGCCTGGATGCCGGCGCCGCCCGAGGGGTCGGAGCCGGCGATGGAGAGAACGTTGCGGATCATGGGCGGACCTTTCGGATTTCTGCGGCGATGCGGCGGGCGGCCGCTTCGGGGTCCGACGTGCCCGCAATGGCGGAGACAACGGCTAACCCTTCGGCGCCGGCTGCAAACACTTCGGCCACATGCTCCGCCTTGAGGCCGCCGATGGCGACGGACGGCACCGGCGAGGCCGTCACCAGCCTAGCAAGCCCATCAAAGCCGATCGGCTGCTTGTGATCGGCCTTGGTCGGCGTCGCAAACACCGGTCCGACGCCGGCATAATCGACGAGACCGGGATCGACGGCAGCGGCAAGTGTCTCGGTCTCGACCGAGAGGCCGAGGATCATCCCGGGTCCGATCATCCCGCGCGCCGTGCGCGCATCCATATCCTCCTGGCCGATATGCAGGCCATCGGCGCCGATGGCGATGGCCGCCTCGACATCGTCGT from the Rhizobium sp. NXC14 genome contains:
- the thiD gene encoding bifunctional hydroxymethylpyrimidine kinase/phosphomethylpyrimidine kinase, whose product is MIRNVLSIAGSDPSGGAGIQADLKAFSARGVYGMAVLTALTAQNTQGVSGVHLVPPQFVADQIDAVFADVRVDAVKIGMIANAGIAEAVAAALADRRGIPIVLDPVMIAKGGVALLAPEAVDVLTRRLLPLATLLTPNLPEAAALLHQPVATNRDEMAAQAERLRALGPAAVLVKGGHLGSDESPDVLATADGLHWFEARRVPTKNTHGTGCTLSSALAAELAKGASAEQAVAIAKDYLADAVAAAGSLTVGSGHGPVQHFHALWKHGE
- the thiE gene encoding thiamine phosphate synthase, encoding MKRFDLSLYLVLDPDLCVGIGMVETARLAVAGGATMVQLRDKQAGTARMIETGRALREALVGTDALLIVNDDVEAAIAIGADGLHIGQEDMDARTARGMIGPGMILGLSVETETLAAAVDPGLVDYAGVGPVFATPTKADHKQPIGFDGLARLVTASPVPSVAIGGLKAEHVAEVFAAGAEGLAVVSAIAGTSDPEAAARRIAAEIRKVRP